A single window of Pirellulaceae bacterium DNA harbors:
- a CDS encoding TIGR04283 family arsenosugar biosynthesis glycosyltransferase, which yields MTCRVSIILPALNESAQIGAAIDSAVRAGADEIIVVDGGSQDGTREIAADRGSRVLSSEAGRAKQQNAGAAVAGGDLLLFQHADCRLSSDCLKQVRIACTDSSVSFGAFEQQINANGWLYGLLSKGNAARVRMLGLAYGDQGIFVRREAFEQVGGFPDEPLMEDVVLMRRLRRLGRPRLLPGPLQVSARRWEQKGVLTQTVRNWCLLSAFFCGVSPRRLQRYYPRHDAS from the coding sequence ATGACGTGTCGGGTATCCATCATTCTTCCGGCTTTGAATGAAAGCGCGCAGATTGGTGCTGCCATCGACTCGGCGGTTCGAGCTGGAGCGGATGAGATCATCGTCGTGGATGGTGGCAGTCAGGACGGAACACGAGAGATTGCGGCCGACCGGGGTAGTCGCGTTCTGTCCAGTGAAGCGGGTCGAGCGAAGCAACAGAATGCCGGCGCGGCAGTGGCCGGCGGTGATTTGCTGTTATTCCAGCATGCCGACTGTCGACTTAGTTCAGACTGTCTGAAACAAGTTCGAATCGCTTGCACCGATTCGTCGGTGAGCTTCGGTGCTTTCGAGCAGCAAATTAACGCCAACGGTTGGTTGTACGGTTTGTTGTCGAAGGGGAATGCGGCTCGTGTTCGAATGCTTGGTTTGGCTTATGGCGATCAGGGAATCTTTGTGCGGCGAGAAGCATTCGAGCAGGTGGGTGGCTTCCCGGATGAGCCGTTGATGGAAGATGTTGTGTTGATGCGACGACTTAGGCGACTGGGCCGTCCCAGGCTGTTGCCGGGGCCCTTGCAGGTGAGTGCTCGACGCTGGGAGCAAAAAGGTGTTTTGACACAAACAGTCCGCAACTGGTGTCTACTGAGTGCCTTTTTTTGTGGCGTCTCGCCGCGTCGATTACAGCGATATTATCCCCGGCATGATGCCAGTTGA
- a CDS encoding ATP-grasp domain-containing protein — protein sequence MGPRTVFLYEFITAGGWHHVASGPPDGSLLAEGRAMLEAIATDFAALDNVSVNLMWDTRLERPPAGQIEIAKVCSADEELKTFASLASNCECTLIIAPEIDNWLSSKTRTAQELDALLLGPNVNFVEITSDKSLTAERLRSAGVPTPRTVRYRPGNPLPSELGERLIVKPNDGAGSTDVRKLNTSDLEAHVSGDREYCVQEFCSGRPASVASICREHDRIMLPACWQSIEPTTFRYQGGRTIQEQSIQDRLTQLAHATLDTLPPTRGYVGIDLVLGDRLDGSLDRVIEVNPRLTTSYVGLRATADGNLADAMLSAVDDKQINLSFRSDAVEFSACGNISS from the coding sequence ATGGGCCCTCGAACCGTCTTTCTTTACGAGTTCATCACCGCAGGAGGTTGGCATCACGTCGCGTCCGGTCCACCGGACGGATCGCTATTAGCAGAGGGTCGCGCCATGCTTGAGGCGATTGCGACGGACTTCGCCGCCCTCGACAATGTGAGTGTCAACCTGATGTGGGACACACGACTTGAAAGACCACCAGCGGGACAAATCGAGATCGCCAAGGTATGCTCAGCCGACGAGGAACTCAAAACGTTCGCGAGCTTGGCAAGCAACTGCGAGTGCACGTTAATCATCGCTCCGGAAATTGACAATTGGTTGTCTAGCAAAACGAGGACAGCTCAAGAACTGGACGCACTTTTACTCGGGCCGAATGTTAATTTTGTCGAGATCACAAGTGATAAGAGCCTGACTGCCGAAAGGCTACGTTCTGCCGGTGTTCCGACTCCCCGCACGGTCCGTTATCGCCCCGGAAATCCACTGCCATCTGAACTTGGTGAGAGATTGATCGTCAAGCCAAACGACGGTGCAGGATCCACGGATGTCAGAAAGCTGAACACAAGCGATTTGGAAGCTCACGTTTCGGGTGACCGTGAGTATTGCGTTCAAGAATTCTGCTCGGGGCGTCCCGCGAGTGTGGCCTCGATTTGTCGAGAGCATGATCGGATCATGCTCCCCGCCTGCTGGCAATCAATCGAACCAACAACCTTTCGCTACCAAGGCGGTCGAACTATCCAAGAGCAATCGATCCAAGACCGCCTAACTCAACTCGCACATGCGACTCTCGATACCCTCCCGCCAACTCGCGGTTATGTGGGAATCGATCTCGTACTCGGTGACCGTCTTGATGGGTCGCTGGATCGCGTGATCGAAGTCAACCCACGCCTAACCACCTCTTATGTCGGATTAAGGGCGACTGCGGACGGAAATCTGGCCGACGCCATGTTATCTGCTGTCGACGACAAACAGATCAATTTGTCGTTCCGTAGCGATGCTGTAGAATTTAGTGCTTGCGGAAATATTTCGAGTTGA
- a CDS encoding sigma 54-interacting transcriptional regulator: MLAYLVIREGSKWTDVFRLVEGRTVTIGRAPTNQIVVKDERCSRHHAEIFLSEGEWILRDLDSRNGTMIGEKRVIGDHTLSAGEVVRIAHAQLAFVHDLSAAFPDSPAEPKQEETVIGEADDDDVLEPYEPTTITHRKGQTRFLERRQEDDEVSTPKVGQAAAKLCRIAFELANEPDTISVANRALEGLLEGTQVNAGAVLLIPRDFKGAPAGSDLELTASLTEDGIKYHRVSNFLAMMVMREGEAVLARNVDGDSTLGSRDSQGEIHATSVLCAPIRQDGKVVGLVHLYSTNTEIVPDPDDLEFSLAVADNVALALKTLDRQQELAENLNVSQGEVKQLRRQLGAASEIVGSSPLMDQVQQEVLRAAPSRATILIRGESGVGKELVARAVHYASPRKKGPFVCLNCAALSETLLESELFGHERGAFTGATDRKIGKFEAASQGTLMLDEIGEMSPTIQAKFLRVLEGHPFERVGGSNAIKVDVRVIAATNRDLEKAVAEGTFRRDLYFRLRVVEITVPPLRKRPEDIIEIAKHFLLSYMADSGRKLLGFTAEARDQLQQYRWPGNVRELKNVVERAVVLARHDYVDVDDLNLSNLATAGDSAVLPVALNTYEPLTLAEVERRHIMATLRQTNWNKSRTARTLGIERSTLDRKIRRYGLVPDVDTIREPN; the protein is encoded by the coding sequence ATGCTCGCTTACCTCGTCATCCGTGAAGGTTCCAAATGGACCGATGTTTTTCGGCTTGTAGAAGGCCGAACCGTCACGATCGGACGAGCGCCCACCAATCAGATCGTCGTCAAAGATGAACGTTGTAGTCGTCACCACGCAGAGATTTTTCTGTCGGAAGGCGAGTGGATCTTACGAGACTTGGACAGCCGCAACGGCACCATGATCGGCGAAAAACGCGTCATCGGCGATCACACCCTCTCGGCCGGTGAGGTGGTACGAATCGCCCACGCTCAACTGGCATTCGTTCACGACTTGTCAGCTGCCTTTCCCGACTCGCCTGCTGAACCCAAACAAGAGGAAACTGTCATCGGCGAGGCCGACGATGACGATGTGCTCGAACCCTACGAACCCACCACCATCACCCATCGCAAGGGACAAACTCGTTTTCTCGAACGTCGGCAGGAAGACGACGAGGTTTCCACACCCAAAGTTGGCCAGGCAGCCGCTAAACTGTGTCGGATTGCCTTTGAATTGGCCAATGAACCCGATACGATTTCGGTTGCAAATCGAGCCCTCGAGGGACTGCTGGAGGGCACCCAAGTCAATGCCGGAGCCGTGCTGTTGATCCCGCGTGATTTCAAGGGAGCTCCCGCCGGATCTGATTTAGAATTGACCGCCTCACTGACGGAAGACGGCATCAAATACCATCGGGTCTCCAATTTTCTTGCCATGATGGTGATGCGAGAGGGAGAAGCCGTCCTCGCTCGTAACGTGGATGGAGATAGCACCCTCGGAAGCCGAGATAGCCAAGGTGAGATCCACGCGACCAGCGTGCTGTGTGCCCCGATACGCCAAGATGGAAAAGTCGTCGGACTCGTGCACCTCTACTCGACGAACACGGAAATCGTGCCCGATCCGGACGATCTCGAGTTTTCGCTTGCCGTCGCTGACAATGTGGCGCTCGCATTGAAGACCCTCGATCGACAGCAAGAACTCGCAGAGAATCTGAACGTCTCCCAGGGCGAAGTCAAACAGCTGCGACGCCAACTGGGGGCCGCCAGCGAAATCGTCGGCAGCAGTCCGCTGATGGATCAGGTCCAACAAGAAGTTTTACGAGCCGCTCCCAGCCGTGCCACCATTCTGATTCGTGGAGAAAGCGGCGTCGGCAAGGAATTGGTCGCGCGAGCCGTCCACTATGCGAGCCCGCGCAAAAAAGGTCCGTTTGTCTGTCTCAACTGTGCCGCATTATCCGAAACGCTGCTGGAAAGCGAACTGTTCGGCCACGAGCGAGGAGCATTCACCGGCGCCACCGATCGAAAAATTGGCAAGTTCGAAGCGGCCAGTCAAGGCACCCTGATGCTGGATGAAATCGGTGAAATGAGCCCCACGATCCAAGCCAAGTTTTTACGGGTTTTGGAGGGGCACCCATTCGAACGTGTCGGGGGAAGCAACGCCATCAAGGTTGACGTTCGGGTGATCGCCGCAACCAATCGTGATCTCGAAAAGGCCGTTGCCGAGGGAACCTTCCGACGCGACCTCTATTTCCGCTTGCGAGTCGTCGAAATCACCGTGCCTCCACTCCGTAAGCGACCAGAAGATATCATCGAAATCGCCAAGCACTTTCTACTCAGCTACATGGCCGACTCAGGTCGCAAATTACTCGGTTTCACCGCGGAAGCTAGAGACCAGCTGCAACAATATCGGTGGCCAGGCAATGTTCGAGAACTCAAAAACGTCGTGGAACGCGCCGTCGTCTTGGCTCGGCACGATTATGTCGACGTCGACGATTTGAACCTCTCGAATTTAGCAACGGCCGGCGACAGCGCGGTTCTACCCGTTGCTTTAAATACTTACGAGCCGCTCACACTGGCCGAGGTGGAGCGTCGGCACATTATGGCCACACTTCGCCAAACAAACTGGAATAAGAGCCGCACGGCGCGAACACTGGGCATCGAACGATCGACCCTGGACCGAAAAATCCGGAGGTACGGATTGGTGCCTGACGTCGATACAATTCGCGAGCCCAATTAG
- a CDS encoding DUF1598 domain-containing protein: MRLPLKYQGLIWSIAIVGMAFVPGDADAGFNGFRNGAVGGVSINAEGVLSQPTVVATDGLRKAIVADLQDVPELMDSQISLRKISLKKLEAALQNAPNHDLSQLPDEIRYLAGLQRIQYVFVYPEQQDVVIAGPGEGWMVNDRGEVVGKTTGLPVIKLEDLLVALQTARTARTSGISCSIDPTEAGTRAMQQYVRKQKQFSSAVVDGIAKSLGPQQITIAGVPETSHFARILVAADYRMKRIAMQLDKSPVPELPSFLEMMAQSRTKITNMMPRWWLACDYDPLARSEDGLSWELRGRGVKVMTEDSLVSDDGSFTTTGKKSPIATRWADQMTRHYDDLSREEAVFGQLRNLMDMSVISALIEKEQLLQQAGCQLPTLTGVNGDFAMEAWNPPKTVSSECSVIKRGRDYLITASGGVQIDSWRYAARSQGSKAVDEAKTRNAHVADNWWWN; this comes from the coding sequence ATGCGATTACCTCTTAAATACCAGGGACTCATTTGGTCGATCGCAATCGTTGGAATGGCCTTTGTTCCCGGCGATGCGGATGCGGGTTTCAATGGCTTCCGCAACGGTGCCGTTGGTGGCGTTTCCATCAATGCCGAAGGAGTCTTGAGTCAGCCGACTGTGGTGGCAACCGATGGATTACGCAAGGCCATCGTGGCGGATTTACAGGATGTGCCCGAACTCATGGACTCGCAGATTTCACTGCGAAAAATTTCGCTGAAGAAACTCGAAGCTGCTTTGCAGAACGCTCCAAACCACGATCTGTCTCAGTTGCCCGACGAGATTCGTTACTTGGCCGGTTTGCAACGTATTCAGTATGTGTTTGTCTATCCCGAGCAACAGGATGTGGTGATCGCAGGGCCCGGGGAAGGTTGGATGGTTAATGATCGGGGTGAGGTTGTTGGTAAAACAACCGGATTGCCTGTCATTAAGCTTGAAGACTTGCTCGTTGCTTTGCAGACAGCTCGCACAGCTCGCACGTCGGGTATTTCTTGCTCGATCGACCCGACGGAAGCAGGAACGCGTGCGATGCAGCAGTATGTGCGAAAACAAAAACAGTTCTCTTCGGCCGTTGTCGATGGCATTGCGAAGAGTCTCGGCCCACAGCAAATCACGATTGCGGGTGTTCCCGAGACGAGTCATTTTGCTCGCATTTTGGTCGCGGCGGACTATCGCATGAAGCGAATCGCCATGCAGTTGGACAAGTCACCTGTCCCCGAGCTGCCGAGCTTCTTAGAGATGATGGCTCAGAGTCGTACGAAGATCACGAACATGATGCCTCGTTGGTGGCTGGCTTGCGACTATGATCCACTCGCCCGCAGCGAAGACGGATTGTCCTGGGAACTGCGAGGTCGCGGTGTCAAAGTCATGACCGAAGATTCGTTGGTTTCGGATGATGGATCGTTCACCACAACGGGTAAGAAGAGCCCCATCGCCACCCGCTGGGCCGATCAGATGACGCGTCATTATGACGATTTGTCTCGCGAAGAAGCTGTTTTTGGACAACTTCGTAATCTGATGGACATGAGCGTAATTTCAGCGCTGATCGAAAAAGAGCAATTACTTCAACAAGCGGGCTGTCAACTGCCGACACTGACCGGCGTCAATGGCGATTTTGCGATGGAAGCCTGGAATCCCCCGAAGACGGTTTCGTCGGAGTGCAGTGTCATCAAGCGTGGTCGTGACTATCTGATCACCGCGTCGGGTGGAGTTCAGATTGATTCCTGGCGCTACGCAGCTCGTTCACAAGGTAGCAAGGCGGTTGACGAAGCAAAGACTCGCAATGCTCATGTGGCTGACAACTGGTGGTGGAATTAA
- a CDS encoding hydantoinase/oxoprolinase family protein, whose translation MNWLSLDIGGANIKVADGKGFAASHAFPLWKNPAALTHELRRIISESPESDHLVATMTGELADCFTSKEEGVQTILTALQEAADGRHTRVYVNDGTMVTPLVGGRRHSEVAAANWHALARFSGRFMELGPALLIDVGSTTTDVIPFRDGLPIHKGTSDTQRLITGELVYTGIQRSPLCAVARQVPYRDHMCPLAHELFATTLDAYVILGDLPEDAANDFTADGRPATKVNARARLARSIGADSEQFNHRDAVAVAQAVAEAQAELLTSAMERVLQRNDEMPKSIVICGQGEFLARQAIQNFGLSSTVISLKQQLGAAISRCATAHALAAIAQETAGP comes from the coding sequence ATGAACTGGCTATCACTAGATATCGGCGGCGCCAACATCAAGGTGGCTGACGGAAAAGGATTCGCAGCTTCGCATGCATTTCCACTTTGGAAGAATCCCGCTGCTCTCACTCACGAACTTCGTCGTATCATCTCAGAATCCCCGGAGAGCGATCATCTAGTTGCGACCATGACAGGAGAACTGGCAGACTGTTTCACCAGCAAGGAGGAGGGAGTACAAACCATCCTGACCGCTTTGCAAGAGGCAGCAGACGGCCGGCATACACGCGTCTACGTTAACGATGGAACCATGGTCACTCCGCTTGTCGGCGGCCGTCGTCATTCCGAGGTGGCCGCGGCAAACTGGCACGCGTTGGCCAGGTTTTCAGGCCGCTTCATGGAGTTAGGTCCGGCCCTACTGATCGACGTGGGCTCCACGACCACCGATGTCATTCCGTTTCGTGATGGACTTCCCATTCACAAAGGCACGTCAGACACTCAACGCCTGATCACCGGAGAATTGGTGTATACAGGCATTCAACGCAGCCCTCTCTGTGCTGTCGCACGCCAGGTACCCTACCGGGATCACATGTGCCCACTGGCCCATGAACTCTTCGCGACGACGCTGGACGCCTATGTGATCCTGGGTGATTTACCGGAGGATGCGGCGAACGACTTCACCGCCGACGGACGTCCCGCGACCAAAGTCAACGCGCGAGCTAGACTGGCACGCTCGATTGGCGCTGATAGTGAACAATTCAATCATCGCGATGCGGTAGCCGTCGCGCAGGCGGTCGCCGAGGCCCAAGCCGAACTACTGACTTCCGCGATGGAACGTGTGCTACAACGTAACGATGAAATGCCTAAATCGATTGTGATCTGCGGTCAGGGTGAGTTTCTCGCCCGTCAAGCTATTCAGAATTTCGGTTTGAGCAGCACCGTCATCAGTCTCAAGCAACAACTCGGGGCCGCCATTTCTCGCTGCGCCACCGCTCACGCGCTAGCGGCGATCGCTCAAGAAACCGCAGGACCTTGA